Proteins encoded by one window of Akkermansia muciniphila ATCC BAA-835:
- the kbl gene encoding glycine C-acetyltransferase → MYTPEFKNILTSTLDGLRAEGLYKEERFIASQQYSQVTLKDGRSVINMCANNYLGLANNPEVMEAAKKAIDQWGFGMASVRFICGTQTLHRQLEERLTQFLGTEDTILFPSCFDANGGLFEGLLTADDAIISDSLNHASIIDGVRLCKAKRFRYANNDMADLEAKLQEADAAGARVKLISTDGVFSMDGIIAQLDKIHELAAKYNAIVHFDDCHATGFLGEKGRGTHEYRGLFGHIDITTGTLGKALGGASGGYVSGPKEVVDVLRQKARPYLFSNSVAPAIVAASIKVLDLLEQSTEARDRVEANTKYFRDAMTGAGFTIGGKDHPISPVMLGDAVLSQKFSAQLLDEGVYAVGFFYPVVPKGQARIRTQISAAHTREQLDKAIEAFCKVGKNLGVIS, encoded by the coding sequence ATGTATACCCCCGAATTCAAAAACATCCTCACTTCCACCCTGGACGGACTGCGTGCGGAAGGACTTTACAAGGAAGAACGCTTTATCGCCTCCCAGCAGTACTCCCAGGTGACGCTGAAGGACGGACGCTCCGTCATCAACATGTGCGCCAATAATTATCTGGGCCTTGCTAATAATCCGGAAGTGATGGAAGCCGCCAAGAAAGCCATCGACCAGTGGGGTTTCGGCATGGCGTCCGTGCGTTTTATCTGCGGCACGCAGACCCTTCACCGTCAATTGGAAGAACGTCTTACCCAATTTCTCGGCACGGAAGACACGATTCTGTTTCCCTCCTGCTTTGACGCCAACGGCGGGCTGTTTGAAGGCCTCCTGACTGCAGACGACGCTATTATTTCCGATTCCCTGAACCACGCTTCCATTATTGACGGCGTGCGCCTCTGCAAAGCCAAGCGCTTCCGTTATGCCAACAACGACATGGCAGACCTGGAAGCCAAGCTCCAGGAAGCGGACGCCGCCGGAGCGCGCGTGAAGTTGATTTCCACGGACGGCGTCTTTTCCATGGACGGCATCATTGCTCAGCTGGACAAGATTCACGAGCTGGCAGCCAAGTACAATGCCATTGTCCACTTTGACGACTGCCACGCCACGGGCTTCCTGGGCGAAAAGGGCCGCGGCACGCATGAATACCGCGGCCTGTTCGGCCATATAGACATCACCACCGGCACCCTGGGCAAGGCACTGGGAGGCGCTTCCGGCGGCTACGTCTCCGGCCCGAAAGAAGTAGTGGATGTCCTGCGCCAGAAGGCGCGCCCGTACCTGTTCTCCAACAGCGTGGCCCCGGCTATCGTAGCCGCTTCCATCAAAGTACTGGACCTGTTGGAACAGTCCACGGAAGCGCGCGACCGCGTAGAAGCCAATACCAAGTATTTCCGTGACGCGATGACGGGAGCCGGATTCACCATCGGCGGCAAGGACCACCCCATTTCCCCGGTCATGCTGGGGGATGCCGTCCTGTCCCAGAAATTCTCCGCCCAGCTTCTGGACGAAGGAGTGTACGCCGTCGGCTTCTTCTATCCCGTCGTTCCCAAGGGACAGGCCCGCATCCGCACGCAGATTTCCGCAGCCCATACCCGCGAACAGCTGGACAAGGCGATTGAGGCCTTCTGCAAGGTAGGTAAAAACCTGGGCGTTATTTCCTGA
- a CDS encoding 8-oxo-dGTP diphosphatase, with protein sequence MQEKSSGFQWPAQWTPDILATLMFVVQKGRILLIRKKRGIGAGKVNGPGGKFEPGETALQCVLREVREELHIDIEDAREMGVLNFSFACGTIPEIRCHVFMATSFTGTPTETPEAEPFWCPVDGIPYDLMWQDDRFWLPAMLDGKRFEAFFTFEGDRMLEFSLKAED encoded by the coding sequence ATGCAAGAAAAAAGCAGCGGCTTTCAATGGCCCGCACAGTGGACCCCCGATATTCTCGCCACGTTGATGTTCGTGGTGCAGAAAGGAAGGATTCTCCTGATACGCAAAAAGAGGGGAATCGGCGCGGGCAAGGTGAACGGCCCCGGCGGAAAGTTTGAACCGGGGGAAACGGCCCTGCAATGCGTTTTGCGGGAAGTTCGGGAAGAGCTTCACATTGATATTGAGGATGCCCGGGAAATGGGCGTGCTGAATTTTTCCTTTGCCTGCGGCACCATTCCGGAAATCCGCTGCCACGTGTTTATGGCGACGTCTTTTACAGGCACCCCCACGGAAACCCCCGAGGCGGAGCCCTTCTGGTGTCCGGTGGACGGGATTCCCTATGACCTCATGTGGCAGGATGACCGGTTCTGGCTGCCCGCCATGCTGGACGGGAAACGGTTTGAGGCGTTTTTCACGTTTGAGGGGGACCGAATGCTGGAATTTTCCCTGAAAGCAGAGGATTAA